Proteins from one Mugil cephalus isolate CIBA_MC_2020 chromosome 15, CIBA_Mcephalus_1.1, whole genome shotgun sequence genomic window:
- the vps26bl gene encoding vacuolar protein sorting-associated protein 26B-like, with amino-acid sequence MSFFGFGQSADIDIVLNDAETRKKAEHKSEDGRKDKYFLFYDGETVSGKVNVTLKYPGKRLEHNGIKIEFVGQIELYYDRGNHHEFVSLVKDLARPGEITQSQTFDFEFTHVEKPYESYTGQNVKLRYFLRATVGRRLNDISKELDIVVHTLSTYPELNSSIKMEVGIEDCLHIEFEYNKSKYHLKDVIVGKIYFLLVRIKIRHMEIDIIKRETTGTGPNVYHENDTIAKYEIMDGAPVRGESIPIRLFLAGYEMTPTMRDINKKFSVRYYLNLVLIDEEERRYFKQQEITLWRKGDIVRKSMSHQAAIASQRFEGTSHPEKLQNSEEENS; translated from the exons ATGAGCTTCTTTGGTTTTGGTCAAAGTGCGGACATCGACATAGTTCTGAATGACGCCGAAACGAGAAAGAAAGCTGAGCATAAAAGCGAAGACGGCAGGAAGGACAAATATTTCCTCTTCTACGACGGGGAAACGGTGTCGGGCAAAGTCAATGTGACGCTCAAGTACCCGGGGAAGAGGCTGGAGCACAACGGCATCAAGATTGAGTTTGTCGGGCAGATAG AGCTGTATTACGACAGAGGAAACCACCATGAGTTTGTGTCTCTGGTGAAAGACTTGGCTCGGCCGGGAGAGATCACGCAGTCGCAGACGTTCGACTTTGAGTTCACGCATGTGGAGAAACCCTACGAATCTTATACTggacaaaatgtcaaattacG CTATTTTCTGCGGGCGACAGTGGGCCGAAGACTGAACGACATCAGCAAAGAGCTGGACATTGTGGTTCACACGCTCAGCACCTACCCTGAGCTCAACTCCTCCATCAAGATGGAAGTGGGCATCGAGGACTGTCTACACATAGAGTTTGAGTACAACAAGTCCAA GTATCACCTAAAAGATGTGATTGTAGGGAAGATTTACTTCCTGTTGGTGAGGATTAAGATCAGACATATGGAGATTGACATCATCAAGCGGGAGACGACCGGTACTGGACCCAACGTCTACCATGAGAACGACACCATAGCAAAGTATGAAATCATGGACGGTGCTCCAGTCAGAG GAGAGTCCATCCCCATCAGGCTGTTTCTGGCAGGCTATGAGATGACTCCCACCATGAGGGACATAAACAAGAAGTTCTCAGTGCGGTACTACCTCAACCTGGTCCTCATCGATGAGGAGGAAAGGCGCTATTTTAAACAGCAG GAGATCACTCTGTGGAGGAAAGGCGATATCGTGAGGAAGAGCATGTCTCATCAAGCCGCCATCGCCTCCCAGCGCTTCGAAGGCACCTCCCATCCGGAGAAGCTGCAGAActctgaagaagaaaacagctAG